One stretch of Pigmentiphaga aceris DNA includes these proteins:
- a CDS encoding TonB-dependent siderophore receptor — MSAAVACLAVFAAPSQAQTVASFEISLSAQPLGDALNELARQTRLQLIVRPELVAGKTTAAVSGRLTARQALDRVLAGSGLTASLDGGTAIISAAPAALSGGRVLSEVVVTGSGKEPINVSPPGYIALRGATATKTDTPLTEIPQSISVITRDQMEVQAIQTVEQSLRYTAGVLTEITGYDLRYASLNIRGFDASLYRDGLRLFRTGTYGDWLADPQGIERVEVLKGPSAMLYGQGGPGGLVNQVSKRPVAEAINDVGLSVGNHQRYQTNFDFGRAINQDATVMFRVNGLVRDSKTQTDHSQDNRVFIAPSLTWKLTDDTTLTLLADHTRDRMTPKSWWPNQSLLLNYAEGRIPVDRFAGEPDFDRYDRDMSSAGYLLEHRVDNSLVLRQNLRHARYDLDYQHVYATAMGRDNRTATRASLISNSSSRATTVDTHLQKNFGTGPLQHQVLVGVDYQDFSGVENIGFGTAPSLDVFNPVYGRSFVRPVTTRNTAELSQFGVYIQDQIKIDRWIINAGLRHDRADTERGAGTATASAKDSKNSGSAGVLYRFDSGFSPYVSYATSFAPVVGTNYGSAPKPETAKQVELGLKYQPPGSDSFMTASLFDMSKQNVTTVDAGNPLLRTQTGEVRSRGLELEAKTRIGQGLDLIASYTWLDAWVSKSNDAAELGKRPFQTARNTAKLWVDYAFQHEAMRGWGIGGGVRRVGPTVADTYNRYFNEGYTLFDAALHYNRGNLRFALNVANLTDRVTTANRAQFYGQDRTITATVGYRW, encoded by the coding sequence GTGTCTGCAGCAGTTGCCTGCCTTGCCGTGTTTGCCGCCCCGTCGCAGGCCCAGACCGTGGCCAGCTTCGAGATTTCGTTGTCGGCACAGCCGCTGGGCGACGCGTTGAACGAACTGGCACGCCAGACCCGGCTGCAGCTGATCGTCCGCCCCGAGCTGGTGGCAGGCAAGACCACCGCTGCGGTCTCGGGCAGACTGACGGCCAGACAGGCACTGGATCGCGTGCTTGCCGGCAGTGGCCTGACCGCGTCGCTGGACGGCGGCACCGCCATCATCTCGGCAGCACCCGCCGCGCTGTCGGGCGGACGCGTGCTCTCGGAAGTCGTGGTCACCGGTTCGGGCAAGGAGCCGATCAACGTATCGCCGCCGGGATACATTGCCCTGCGCGGTGCCACCGCTACCAAGACCGACACGCCGCTGACCGAAATCCCGCAGTCGATCTCGGTCATTACCCGCGACCAGATGGAAGTCCAGGCAATCCAGACGGTGGAGCAATCGCTGCGCTACACGGCCGGCGTACTGACCGAGATCACCGGATACGACCTGCGATACGCCAGCCTGAACATCCGGGGCTTTGACGCCTCGCTTTACCGTGACGGGCTGCGCCTGTTCAGAACGGGCACCTACGGCGACTGGCTTGCCGACCCGCAGGGCATCGAACGCGTCGAAGTGCTGAAAGGCCCGTCCGCCATGCTTTACGGCCAGGGTGGGCCGGGCGGTCTGGTGAACCAGGTATCCAAGCGCCCAGTCGCGGAAGCGATCAACGACGTGGGTTTGTCGGTGGGCAACCATCAGCGCTATCAGACCAACTTCGACTTCGGCCGTGCTATCAATCAGGACGCGACCGTGATGTTTCGTGTGAACGGTCTGGTGCGCGACAGCAAAACCCAGACGGATCATTCTCAGGACAACCGTGTCTTCATCGCGCCTTCGCTGACCTGGAAGCTCACCGACGACACCACCCTGACCTTGCTTGCCGACCACACCCGCGACCGCATGACGCCCAAGAGCTGGTGGCCGAACCAGTCGCTGCTGCTGAATTACGCAGAAGGCCGAATTCCTGTCGATCGCTTTGCGGGCGAACCTGACTTCGATCGTTATGACCGCGACATGAGTTCAGCAGGCTACCTGCTGGAACACCGCGTCGACAACAGCCTGGTACTGCGCCAGAACCTGCGCCATGCACGCTACGACCTGGACTATCAGCACGTCTACGCCACCGCCATGGGGCGCGACAACCGCACGGCAACGCGCGCCTCGCTGATCTCGAATTCGAGCAGCCGCGCCACCACGGTCGATACCCATCTGCAGAAGAACTTCGGCACCGGTCCGCTGCAACACCAGGTATTGGTGGGTGTCGACTACCAGGACTTCTCGGGCGTGGAGAACATCGGCTTCGGCACCGCACCGTCGCTGGACGTATTCAACCCGGTCTATGGCCGTAGCTTCGTCAGGCCGGTTACCACGCGCAACACTGCCGAGCTGAGCCAGTTCGGTGTCTACATCCAAGACCAGATCAAAATCGATCGCTGGATCATCAATGCCGGTTTGCGACACGATCGGGCAGATACCGAACGCGGCGCAGGTACTGCGACCGCCAGCGCGAAAGACAGCAAGAACAGCGGTAGCGCCGGTGTGCTCTATCGCTTCGACAGCGGCTTTTCGCCCTATGTCAGTTACGCCACCTCGTTCGCACCGGTGGTCGGCACCAACTACGGCAGTGCCCCGAAGCCAGAGACCGCCAAACAGGTGGAACTGGGCCTGAAGTACCAGCCGCCTGGCAGTGACAGCTTCATGACCGCGTCCTTGTTCGACATGAGCAAACAGAACGTGACGACGGTTGATGCAGGCAACCCGCTGCTGCGTACGCAAACCGGCGAAGTACGCTCGCGTGGCCTGGAACTTGAGGCCAAGACACGCATCGGCCAAGGTCTGGACCTGATTGCAAGCTACACCTGGCTCGATGCCTGGGTGTCAAAGAGCAACGATGCCGCCGAACTTGGCAAGCGCCCATTCCAGACGGCTCGCAACACCGCCAAGCTGTGGGTCGACTACGCCTTCCAGCACGAAGCGATGCGCGGCTGGGGAATTGGCGGTGGCGTCCGACGCGTGGGTCCGACCGTGGCCGACACCTACAACCGCTACTTCAACGAGGGCTATACCTTGTTCGATGCCGCGCTTCACTACAACCGCGGCAAC
- a CDS encoding sigma-70 family RNA polymerase sigma factor, with amino-acid sequence MIAILDSGRPCAARFRVDACRISCLVGVVVVRYYRELLNHFANRLRNRDGAADLVQEAYVRLLSMQHAGQSVQEPRALLYRTAHNLMIDQHRHAEVRDHEDIDGLAESEQPAAPTHLQPDEAYAFEQRARAMHAVIDALPPRCREAFVLNRFEGLSHQEVAEHMGISRNMVAQHVIRGVLACKACDDALRVQQPISEGQS; translated from the coding sequence ATGATTGCTATCCTCGATTCCGGGCGGCCTTGTGCCGCCCGATTTCGTGTTGACGCATGTCGCATCTCTTGCCTGGTTGGTGTCGTGGTCGTCCGCTATTACCGAGAACTGCTGAACCACTTCGCCAACCGGCTCAGAAACCGGGACGGCGCGGCCGACCTGGTCCAGGAGGCCTACGTGCGTCTGCTGTCCATGCAGCACGCCGGGCAGTCCGTACAGGAGCCCCGCGCCCTGCTGTACAGAACCGCTCATAACCTGATGATCGACCAGCACCGTCATGCCGAGGTACGCGATCATGAAGACATTGATGGTCTGGCTGAATCGGAACAGCCGGCTGCGCCTACCCATCTGCAGCCGGACGAGGCCTATGCTTTTGAGCAACGCGCCCGCGCCATGCACGCGGTCATCGATGCGCTGCCGCCGCGTTGCCGCGAGGCCTTTGTGCTCAATCGTTTTGAAGGCCTGTCGCACCAGGAAGTGGCCGAACACATGGGCATCTCGCGCAACATGGTCGCGCAGCATGTGATTCGCGGCGTGCTGGCCTGCAAGGCGTGTGACGATGCACTGCGCGTTCAGCAGCCGATCTCCGAAGGACAGTCATGA
- a CDS encoding FecR family protein, translating to MNRSARLPIPDEDARDTAAFLATQDPIDTQAAMWLLRQQDGWSTEDAAACEAWLQTDPAHRRAFDRLRDVCQTLAQLPADRVGQLRKQIAPPAVRVSPRPVGVRRQVSPKRRALPYALAALGLVAIVGGGGWLRWSHLQNQPIFVETYATARGQQLSVTLPDGSSLQLDTATTTAVSLYRHRREVRLLEGQALFTVTPDAAKPFEVDAGPLRATVVGTRFSVRHTHAGLGGDGVTVTVDEGRVHVSSRADTADGKAQPMVALNADESVHSDAAGRLGPRQALPARTAMLWREGRVNLNNVPLSQALAEFERYGDTRLRLDPAVAGLRISGSFELEQAGAFAKALPRVLPVRLRAREGATEIVPAN from the coding sequence ATGAACCGGTCTGCCCGCTTGCCGATACCGGACGAGGATGCGCGTGACACCGCAGCATTCCTGGCGACTCAGGACCCCATCGACACCCAGGCCGCGATGTGGCTGCTGCGCCAGCAAGACGGCTGGTCGACTGAGGACGCAGCCGCGTGCGAGGCGTGGTTGCAGACGGACCCGGCACACCGCCGCGCGTTCGATCGTCTGCGTGACGTCTGTCAAACCCTGGCGCAGTTGCCGGCTGATCGCGTCGGTCAATTGCGCAAGCAGATCGCGCCCCCTGCGGTGCGGGTGTCGCCCCGGCCTGTTGGCGTGCGTCGCCAGGTGTCGCCGAAGCGACGCGCCCTGCCCTATGCGCTGGCAGCCCTGGGGCTGGTGGCCATAGTGGGCGGCGGTGGCTGGCTGCGCTGGTCTCATCTGCAAAACCAGCCGATCTTTGTCGAAACCTACGCCACCGCGCGCGGGCAACAGCTATCCGTCACCTTGCCCGACGGCAGCAGCCTGCAACTCGACACGGCAACCACCACGGCAGTCAGCCTGTATCGCCATCGACGCGAAGTGCGGCTGCTTGAGGGACAGGCCTTGTTCACCGTCACCCCTGACGCGGCTAAGCCCTTCGAGGTAGATGCCGGACCGCTGCGCGCTACCGTCGTCGGTACCCGTTTTTCGGTGCGCCATACCCATGCAGGGCTGGGCGGTGACGGGGTCACCGTGACCGTCGATGAAGGCCGTGTCCACGTCAGTTCACGCGCCGATACGGCGGATGGAAAGGCGCAACCGATGGTGGCACTGAACGCGGACGAGTCAGTGCACAGTGACGCGGCCGGTCGGCTCGGCCCCAGGCAGGCCTTACCTGCACGTACTGCGATGCTGTGGCGCGAAGGCCGTGTCAACCTGAACAACGTGCCGCTGTCGCAAGCCTTGGCGGAGTTCGAACGTTACGGCGACACCCGATTGCGTCTGGACCCGGCAGTAGCCGGCCTGCGCATCAGTGGCAGCTTCGAACTCGAACAGGCCGGTGCCTTTGCCAAGGCCCTGCCCCGGGTGCTGCCGGTTCGCCTGCGCGCACGCGAGGGCGCGACGGAGATCGTGCCGGCGAATTAA